A single window of Martelella sp. NC20 DNA harbors:
- a CDS encoding transglycosylase domain-containing protein, which produces MASKKNKRERTEPSLFGLGGGGTAKPVKKRRKKSRKKARAASGGGLMRVFRFVFYWGCVAAVWGGIVAAGIVVFYGSKLPPVDEWAVPERAPNVKILATDGSLIANRGATGGEALSLDEMSPYIPMAVVAIEDRRFYSHIGVDPIGLVRALITNLRYGEVVQGGSTLTQQLAKNVALSHAQTLERKVQEALMALWLEHEYTKDQILAMYLNRVYFGSGAYGVEAASRRYFHKSAREVTLGEAALLAGLLKAPSRLSPARDPEAAEARAQVVLAAMHDQDMIDDSDMATAMAREPTRAPSYWTGPENYVADMVMQRLKPMIGEVATDIVVTTTIDPGLERDAGDSLAKALAANGENDRVEQGALVSVDATGAIRALVGGRDYSKSQFNRAVTARRQPGSAFKPFVYAAALEIGDRPGSVRNDAPITIDDWTPENYEKTYSGPMTLTNALAHSVNTIAAQLVMEASPGYVVNLAHRLGITSDITANASLALGTSEVSLLELTGAYTAFMNGGFKATPYLIESVRTAGGQPLYQAVPPAPQRVLSPQTAANMNGMLMRVVTEGTGKAAQISGWQVAGKTGTTQSSRDALFVGFTANLTTGVWVGNDDNSPMRRVTGGKLPAQIWQDYMAKAHRGLKPQPLYGGGRIIEPRAPANGNEPKTLVELLGSLDGGGTGASATPPADVGNGSPQPQRKRRTLMDILSGG; this is translated from the coding sequence ATGGCAAGCAAGAAGAACAAGCGCGAAAGAACCGAACCCTCGCTTTTCGGCCTTGGCGGCGGAGGGACGGCGAAGCCTGTCAAAAAACGCAGGAAGAAATCGCGGAAAAAGGCGCGTGCCGCTTCCGGCGGCGGGTTGATGCGCGTATTCCGCTTCGTGTTCTACTGGGGCTGCGTGGCAGCCGTGTGGGGCGGGATCGTTGCTGCCGGCATCGTCGTCTTTTACGGCTCCAAACTGCCGCCGGTGGATGAATGGGCGGTGCCCGAGCGGGCGCCCAATGTGAAGATCCTGGCCACCGACGGTTCGCTGATCGCCAATCGCGGCGCGACCGGCGGCGAGGCGCTGTCGCTCGACGAGATGTCGCCCTATATTCCGATGGCCGTGGTGGCGATCGAGGACAGGCGGTTCTATTCCCATATCGGCGTCGACCCGATCGGCCTCGTTCGCGCGCTTATCACCAATCTTCGCTACGGCGAGGTGGTGCAGGGCGGCTCCACGCTGACCCAGCAGCTAGCCAAGAACGTCGCGCTGTCCCATGCCCAGACGCTGGAGCGCAAGGTGCAGGAAGCGCTGATGGCGCTGTGGCTGGAGCATGAATACACCAAGGACCAGATACTGGCGATGTATCTGAACCGGGTCTATTTCGGATCCGGCGCCTATGGCGTGGAGGCGGCCTCGCGGCGCTATTTCCACAAATCCGCCCGCGAGGTGACGCTTGGCGAGGCGGCGCTTCTGGCGGGGCTGCTGAAAGCGCCGTCGCGGCTTTCGCCCGCCCGCGACCCGGAGGCGGCCGAGGCCCGCGCCCAGGTGGTGCTGGCCGCGATGCACGATCAGGACATGATCGACGACAGCGACATGGCCACCGCCATGGCCCGCGAACCGACGCGCGCGCCGAGCTACTGGACCGGGCCGGAAAACTATGTCGCCGATATGGTGATGCAGCGTCTCAAGCCGATGATCGGCGAGGTCGCCACCGATATCGTTGTCACCACCACCATCGATCCCGGCCTCGAGCGCGATGCCGGCGACAGTCTTGCAAAGGCGCTTGCCGCAAACGGCGAAAACGACCGGGTGGAGCAGGGCGCACTGGTTTCCGTCGATGCCACCGGCGCGATCCGGGCGCTGGTCGGCGGGCGCGACTATTCCAAGAGCCAGTTCAACCGGGCCGTGACCGCCAGACGCCAGCCGGGCTCCGCCTTCAAGCCGTTCGTCTATGCCGCGGCGCTGGAAATCGGCGACCGGCCGGGCTCTGTTCGAAACGATGCGCCGATCACGATCGACGACTGGACGCCGGAAAACTACGAAAAGACCTATTCCGGACCGATGACGCTGACCAACGCGCTCGCCCATTCCGTCAACACCATCGCCGCCCAGCTGGTGATGGAGGCAAGCCCCGGCTATGTGGTCAACCTCGCCCACAGGCTCGGCATCACCTCGGATATCACCGCCAACGCGTCGCTGGCGCTCGGCACCTCGGAGGTTTCGCTGCTGGAGCTGACCGGGGCCTATACCGCGTTCATGAATGGCGGCTTCAAGGCGACGCCCTATCTGATCGAAAGCGTCAGGACTGCGGGCGGTCAGCCGCTCTACCAGGCGGTTCCGCCGGCGCCGCAGCGGGTACTTTCACCACAGACGGCGGCGAACATGAACGGCATGCTGATGCGGGTGGTGACCGAGGGCACCGGCAAGGCCGCGCAGATCTCCGGCTGGCAGGTCGCCGGCAAGACCGGCACCACGCAATCCTCGCGCGATGCGCTGTTCGTCGGCTTCACCGCCAATCTCACGACCGGGGTATGGGTCGGCAATGACGACAATTCGCCGATGCGCAGGGTCACCGGCGGCAAGCTGCCCGCTCAGATATGGCAGGATTACATGGCCAAGGCCCATCGCGGCCTGAAGCCGCAGCCGCTTTACGGCGGTGGCAGGATTATCGAACCGAGGGCGCCGGCGAATGGCAACGAGCCGAAAACGCTGGTCGAACTTCTCGGCAGCCTCGATGGCGGCGGGACCGGCGCCTCGGCGACCCCGCCGGCCGATGTCGGGAACGGAAGTCCGCAGCCGCAACGCAAGCGTCGCACCTTGATGGATATCCTGAGCGGCGGCTGA
- a CDS encoding DMT family transporter, with protein MNPALAAYGALGIAIVCEVVGSTLLQKSYGFTRLLPTIGVAVFYLIAFFCLSQALKTIPLGVAYAIWAGLGIVLTAAVSVVILRQSLDLAAWLGIAMIVGGVLVMNLFSTAAGH; from the coding sequence ATGAACCCTGCACTCGCGGCCTATGGCGCGCTCGGTATCGCGATTGTCTGCGAGGTGGTCGGTTCGACGCTTCTGCAGAAATCCTACGGCTTCACCCGCCTGCTGCCCACGATCGGCGTTGCGGTGTTCTATCTTATCGCATTCTTCTGCCTGTCGCAGGCGCTGAAGACGATCCCGCTCGGCGTCGCCTATGCCATCTGGGCCGGTCTCGGCATCGTGCTGACGGCGGCCGTCAGCGTCGTCATCCTGCGCCAGAGCCTCGACCTCGCGGCCTGGCTCGGCATCGCCATGATCGTCGGCGGCGTACTGGTGATGAACCTGTTCTCCACTGCCGCGGGGCACTGA
- a CDS encoding DUF4422 domain-containing protein: MKNIFISVVYFKAAPLIKTQYLKPVQAGRALGRYAFPEVIGDDTGVNISEKNVSWNELTVLYWMRHNVDAEFYGLMHYRRLLVFAEKPPKRLAFSEVTEREIERYGWKDDLIEKACEGADILTPQTRDIYLPGLPEVLMSAGEFYAHQHHGEDMEIVEAIVKERSPHIYPYLVAALTGRRIFFNSVTVMRKRYFEEYADWLIDILEQAEKQIDTSAYDSHQRRLCGFLSEYLTYAYTLYAHAVHGAKVKELPMTWGTRPRPPVAPDEVLGEAREKRARTSSAPSAPDAKPINIVLALDKNYVPHGAVTMLSALETTAVPSRLRFFILNGGGVDEESRTKLADLVSAKGASLTFIDIDEKALRWLPLKRNYLTIAAYYRMVMHRYLPDDVGKAIYLDADTVVVDPIETLWNIDLEGHPVAGAPDDAGFHQGRRIQLSSDHRYFNSGVMVFDVAQLRTMNIEDRVLGALRRRGAWIVSEDQDLLNILFENDTKILPLSWNAGTRIYRANPLEPSYSEEEAYEAARAPSIVHFTDVKKPWHTKCTHPFTELYWDYRNLTPWAETAGATRKRRLIQKARRLLRARDRRFERNVAS, translated from the coding sequence TTGAAAAACATCTTCATCTCCGTCGTCTATTTCAAAGCGGCGCCGCTGATTAAAACCCAGTATCTCAAGCCCGTCCAGGCCGGCAGGGCGCTGGGGCGATATGCGTTTCCGGAGGTGATCGGCGATGATACCGGCGTCAATATCTCGGAAAAGAACGTCAGCTGGAACGAGCTGACCGTGCTTTACTGGATGCGGCACAATGTCGACGCCGAGTTCTACGGCCTGATGCACTATCGCCGCCTGCTGGTGTTTGCTGAAAAACCGCCAAAGCGGCTGGCCTTTTCCGAAGTCACCGAGCGCGAGATCGAGCGTTATGGCTGGAAGGATGATCTGATCGAAAAGGCCTGCGAAGGCGCCGATATCCTGACGCCGCAGACGCGCGATATCTATCTGCCGGGCCTTCCGGAAGTGCTGATGTCGGCGGGCGAATTCTATGCCCATCAGCACCACGGCGAGGATATGGAGATCGTCGAGGCGATCGTGAAAGAACGCTCTCCCCACATTTATCCCTATCTTGTGGCAGCGCTTACCGGCCGGCGCATCTTCTTCAACAGCGTCACCGTGATGCGCAAGCGCTATTTCGAGGAATATGCGGACTGGCTGATCGATATTCTGGAACAGGCCGAAAAGCAGATCGACACGTCGGCCTACGATTCGCACCAGCGGCGCTTGTGTGGTTTCCTTTCGGAGTATCTCACCTATGCCTACACACTTTACGCGCACGCCGTGCACGGCGCGAAAGTAAAGGAATTGCCAATGACCTGGGGGACCCGCCCGCGTCCCCCTGTGGCACCCGATGAGGTTCTCGGCGAGGCACGCGAAAAGCGGGCCCGGACCTCCTCGGCACCATCCGCGCCGGATGCAAAACCGATCAATATCGTGCTCGCGCTCGATAAAAACTATGTGCCGCACGGCGCAGTCACCATGCTCTCGGCGCTTGAAACGACAGCGGTCCCGTCAAGACTGCGCTTCTTCATCCTCAATGGCGGCGGCGTCGATGAGGAAAGCAGGACGAAACTCGCCGACCTCGTCTCCGCAAAAGGCGCGAGCCTTACCTTCATCGATATTGACGAAAAAGCTCTGCGATGGCTTCCGCTGAAGCGCAATTACCTTACCATCGCCGCCTATTACCGCATGGTGATGCACCGTTATCTGCCCGATGATGTCGGGAAGGCCATTTATCTGGATGCAGATACCGTGGTCGTCGATCCGATCGAAACCCTCTGGAACATCGATCTGGAGGGCCACCCGGTCGCAGGCGCGCCGGATGATGCCGGTTTTCATCAGGGCAGGCGCATACAACTCTCAAGCGACCATCGCTATTTCAATTCGGGCGTGATGGTTTTTGATGTCGCCCAACTCAGAACGATGAACATCGAGGACAGGGTGCTCGGCGCCCTGCGCCGGAGGGGGGCGTGGATCGTGTCAGAGGACCAGGACCTGCTCAACATCCTGTTCGAAAACGACACGAAAATCCTGCCGCTGTCGTGGAATGCGGGCACCCGGATCTACCGCGCCAATCCGCTCGAGCCCTCCTATAGCGAGGAGGAGGCCTATGAGGCGGCGCGGGCGCCTTCGATCGTGCATTTCACCGACGTGAAAAAGCCATGGCACACCAAATGCACCCATCCGTTCACGGAACTCTACTGGGATTATCGCAATCTGACGCCGTGGGCGGAAACGGCCGGCGCGACCCGCAAGCGACGGCTGATCCAGAAAGCCCGCAGGCTGTTGCGGGCGCGCGACCGGCGTTTCGAGCGCAACGTGGCCTCGTAG
- a CDS encoding M20/M25/M40 family metallo-hydrolase: protein MAQLDAILKRADDNLPSSLDKLFSLLRIPSISTDPAYREKCAEAADWLVAELKTLGFLAQAHKTKGHPMVVATSENAPDGAPHVLFYGHYDVQPVDPLSLWEDDPFDPKIKNSAAGSKVITGRGTSDDKGQLMTFLQACRAYREENAELPVKITIMFEGEEESGSPSLPAFIEEHGDLIKADFALVCDTGMWDRETPAIAATLRGLVGDEVVIKAADRDLHSGFFGGAAANPIHILADILAGLHDETGRVTLPGFYDGVEETPEDVKKGWEQLGETDGRFLGEIGLSVPAGEKGRSVLELTWTRPTAEVNGITGGYTGEGFKTVIAAEASAKVSFRLVGTQDPVKIRESFRAYVRSKLPADCSAEFHPHGGSPAIQLDYNAPFLKKAQAALSEEWPKPAVVIGMGGSIPIVGDFQRKLGMDSLLVGFGLNDDRIHSPNEKYELASFHKGIRSWIRILDALSR from the coding sequence ATGGCCCAGCTAGACGCGATTTTGAAGCGCGCCGACGACAACCTGCCCTCAAGCCTCGACAAGTTGTTTTCCCTTTTGAGAATCCCCTCGATTTCGACCGACCCGGCCTACAGGGAAAAATGCGCCGAGGCCGCCGACTGGCTGGTCGCGGAACTGAAGACGCTCGGCTTTCTGGCGCAAGCCCACAAGACCAAGGGCCACCCGATGGTAGTGGCAACCAGCGAGAACGCCCCGGACGGCGCGCCGCACGTGCTGTTTTACGGTCACTATGACGTTCAGCCCGTCGACCCGCTTTCGCTCTGGGAAGACGACCCCTTCGACCCGAAGATCAAGAACAGTGCTGCCGGCAGCAAGGTGATCACCGGGCGCGGCACCAGCGACGACAAGGGCCAGTTGATGACCTTTCTCCAGGCCTGCCGGGCCTATCGCGAGGAAAATGCGGAACTGCCGGTGAAGATCACGATCATGTTCGAGGGCGAGGAAGAATCCGGTTCGCCCTCGCTTCCGGCCTTCATCGAGGAGCATGGCGATCTGATCAAGGCCGATTTCGCGCTGGTCTGCGACACCGGCATGTGGGATCGCGAGACACCCGCGATCGCCGCCACGCTGCGCGGTCTGGTGGGCGACGAGGTGGTGATCAAGGCCGCCGACCGCGATCTCCATTCCGGCTTTTTCGGCGGCGCGGCCGCCAACCCGATCCACATCCTCGCCGATATTCTCGCCGGCCTTCATGACGAGACCGGCCGGGTGACGCTGCCGGGCTTCTACGACGGCGTCGAGGAAACGCCCGAGGACGTCAAGAAGGGCTGGGAACAGCTTGGCGAGACCGATGGCCGGTTTCTCGGCGAGATCGGGCTTTCGGTGCCTGCCGGCGAAAAGGGCCGCTCGGTGCTGGAACTGACCTGGACCCGGCCGACGGCCGAGGTCAACGGCATTACCGGCGGCTATACCGGCGAGGGCTTCAAGACGGTGATCGCGGCAGAGGCTTCGGCGAAGGTCTCCTTCCGCCTCGTGGGCACGCAGGACCCGGTGAAGATCCGCGAGAGCTTCCGCGCCTATGTGCGCTCGAAACTGCCGGCGGATTGCAGCGCGGAATTCCATCCCCATGGCGGTTCGCCCGCGATCCAGCTCGATTACAACGCGCCGTTCCTGAAAAAGGCCCAGGCGGCGCTTTCCGAGGAATGGCCGAAGCCCGCGGTGGTGATCGGCATGGGCGGCTCGATCCCGATCGTCGGCGATTTCCAGAGAAAGCTCGGCATGGATTCGCTGCTGGTCGGCTTCGGCCTCAACGACGACCGCATCCATTCGCCGAACGAGAAATACGAGCTTGCCTCGTTCCACAAGGGCATCCGCTCCTGGATCCGGATACTCGACGCGCTTTCGCGCTGA
- the rfbB gene encoding dTDP-glucose 4,6-dehydratase, with protein sequence MKLLVTGGAGFIGSAVVRLAVARGFDVVNLDALTYAACLDNVARVADSPLYAFEQADIRDRAALDRVFAKHQPDAVMHLAAESHVDRSIDGPGDFIETNINGTYNMLEAARAYWVARGRPEGFRFHHISTDEVFGSLGPDGAFTEETPYDPRSPYSSSKAASDHLVRAWHETYGLPVLVTNCSNNYGPYHFPEKLIPVVILNALAGRDIPVYGKGENVRDWLYVEDHADALLTVITKGRVGRSYNVGGNNERTNLELVRTICAILDEKRPRENGSYADLITFVSDRPGHDLRYAIDPSRIGAELGWQPSVSVEEGLAQTVQWYLDNEAWWRALQSRKGVGERLGVKA encoded by the coding sequence ATGAAACTCCTCGTCACGGGTGGGGCAGGCTTTATCGGTTCGGCCGTCGTGCGGCTCGCGGTCGCGCGCGGCTTTGACGTCGTCAATCTCGATGCGCTGACCTATGCCGCCTGCCTTGATAATGTCGCACGCGTTGCCGACAGCCCGCTTTATGCCTTCGAGCAGGCCGATATCCGCGATCGCGCAGCACTCGACCGGGTGTTCGCCAAGCATCAGCCCGACGCGGTCATGCATCTGGCGGCCGAAAGCCATGTCGACCGCTCGATCGACGGGCCTGGCGACTTCATCGAGACCAATATCAACGGCACCTACAACATGCTGGAGGCCGCGCGCGCCTACTGGGTCGCCCGCGGCCGGCCGGAGGGGTTCCGCTTCCACCATATTTCCACGGATGAGGTGTTCGGCTCGCTCGGCCCGGACGGTGCATTCACCGAGGAAACGCCGTATGACCCGCGCTCGCCCTATTCCTCCTCGAAGGCCGCGTCGGACCATCTGGTCCGCGCCTGGCACGAGACCTACGGCCTGCCGGTTCTGGTCACCAACTGCTCCAATAATTACGGCCCCTATCACTTCCCCGAAAAGCTGATCCCGGTGGTGATCCTCAATGCGCTCGCCGGTAGAGATATCCCGGTCTACGGCAAGGGCGAGAATGTGCGCGACTGGCTCTATGTCGAGGACCATGCCGATGCGCTTTTGACCGTGATCACCAAAGGCAGGGTCGGCCGCAGCTACAATGTCGGCGGAAACAACGAGCGCACCAATCTGGAACTGGTGCGCACGATCTGCGCGATCCTCGACGAAAAGCGGCCGCGCGAGAACGGCAGCTATGCCGATCTCATCACCTTCGTGAGCGACCGGCCGGGGCACGATCTGCGCTACGCGATCGACCCGTCCCGGATCGGCGCGGAACTCGGCTGGCAGCCATCCGTCAGCGTCGAGGAGGGGCTTGCCCAAACCGTTCAGTGGTATCTCGACAATGAGGCGTGGTGGCGGGCGCTGCAGAGCCGGAAGGGCGTCGGCGAGCGGCTCGGGGTGAAGGCATGA
- the polA gene encoding DNA polymerase I, whose protein sequence is MKKDDHLFLIDGSGFIFRAFHALPPLTRKTDGLPVGAVSGFCNMLWKLLTQARDTSVGVTPTHLAVIFDYSSKTFRKEIYPDYKAHRPPPPEDLVPQFALIREATRAFNLPCIEMEGYEADDIIATYARMAVEAGGDATIISSDKDLMQLVGPNVHMYDGMKDRQIGVAEVVEKWGVTPEKMIDLQALTGDSVDNVPGVPGIGPKTAATLLEEFGDLDNLLANAETIKQNKRRENIIASRELVLVSRKLVTLKQDCPVDLPLDALSLEPQDGPKLVSFLKAMEFNSLTRRVAEATGAEAQAIEAAPVDIEWGAGAHGPDLDPGEGGAATPAAPGSTDGKRPGDLAAARAARFAALPINRDSYETIHDLAALEGWIEAARERGLVAFDTETTSLDAMQAELVGFSLALYDEDAKDDGAVIRAAYVPLAHKAGQDDLLGGGLAEGQIPFDKALEALKRLLEDEAVLKIAQNLKYDYLVMLRHGITVKNFDDTMLLSYVLDSGMGGHGMDALSEKWLGHQPIPYKDVAGSGRNMVTFDYVDIDRATAYAAEDADVTLRLWLVLKPRLAAERVMTVYERLERPLLPVLARMEERGISVDRQILSRLSGELAQKAAALEDEIYELAGERFNIGSPKQLGDILFGKMGLPGGKKTKSGQWSTAVQVLDDLAAEGLPLPSRIVDWRQMTKLKSTYTDALPGYIHPQTKRVHTSYSLAATTTGRLSSSEPNLQNIPVRTAEGRKIRTAFIANPGHKLLSADYSQIELRVLAHVADIPQLKQAFADGIDIHAMTASEMFGVPVEGMPGDVRRRAKAINFGIIYGISAFGLSNQLGIERSEASDYIKRYFERFPGIRDYMEATKERARDVGYVETIFGRKIHYPEIRSSNHQVRSFNERAAINAPIQGSAADIIRRAMTRIEPELGERGLDDRAKMLLQVHDELIFEVEDDAVDKSRAVIVDIMENAAMPAVSMAVPLKVDARAAHNWDEAH, encoded by the coding sequence ATGAAAAAAGACGACCACCTTTTCCTGATTGACGGCTCGGGCTTCATCTTCCGCGCCTTCCATGCGCTGCCGCCGCTGACCCGCAAGACAGACGGCCTGCCGGTTGGCGCCGTTTCCGGTTTCTGCAACATGTTGTGGAAGCTTCTGACCCAGGCGCGCGATACCTCCGTCGGGGTCACGCCGACGCATCTCGCGGTGATCTTCGACTATTCCTCGAAGACCTTCCGCAAGGAAATCTACCCGGATTACAAGGCCCACCGCCCGCCGCCGCCGGAAGACCTGGTGCCGCAATTCGCGCTGATCCGCGAGGCGACGCGCGCCTTCAACCTGCCCTGCATCGAGATGGAAGGCTACGAGGCCGACGACATCATCGCCACCTATGCAAGGATGGCGGTGGAGGCCGGGGGCGATGCCACCATCATTTCCTCCGACAAGGACCTGATGCAGCTCGTCGGGCCGAACGTCCACATGTATGACGGCATGAAGGACCGCCAGATCGGCGTTGCCGAGGTCGTCGAGAAATGGGGCGTGACGCCTGAAAAAATGATCGACCTGCAGGCGCTGACGGGCGATTCGGTCGACAATGTGCCGGGCGTTCCGGGTATCGGCCCGAAGACGGCGGCGACGCTGCTGGAGGAATTCGGCGATCTCGACAATCTTCTCGCCAATGCCGAGACGATCAAGCAGAACAAGCGCCGCGAAAACATCATCGCCAGCCGCGAACTGGTGCTGGTATCGCGAAAGCTGGTGACGCTGAAGCAGGATTGCCCGGTGGATCTGCCGCTCGATGCGCTCTCGCTGGAGCCGCAGGACGGGCCGAAGCTGGTCTCCTTCCTGAAGGCAATGGAGTTCAACTCGCTGACCCGGCGCGTGGCCGAGGCAACCGGGGCCGAGGCCCAGGCGATCGAGGCAGCGCCGGTCGACATCGAATGGGGTGCTGGCGCCCACGGTCCCGACCTCGATCCCGGCGAAGGCGGCGCGGCGACGCCTGCCGCGCCCGGATCGACGGACGGCAAGCGCCCGGGCGATCTGGCTGCTGCAAGGGCCGCGCGGTTTGCCGCTCTGCCGATCAACCGCGACAGCTACGAGACGATCCACGATCTCGCCGCGCTCGAAGGCTGGATAGAGGCGGCGCGCGAACGCGGCCTTGTCGCCTTCGATACCGAAACCACCTCGCTTGACGCGATGCAGGCCGAACTGGTCGGCTTTTCGCTGGCGCTCTACGACGAGGATGCGAAAGACGACGGCGCGGTGATCCGCGCCGCCTATGTGCCGCTCGCCCACAAGGCCGGCCAGGACGATCTGCTCGGCGGCGGGCTTGCCGAGGGGCAAATCCCGTTCGACAAGGCGCTTGAGGCGCTGAAGCGCCTGCTTGAGGACGAGGCGGTGCTGAAGATCGCCCAGAACCTCAAATATGATTACCTCGTGATGCTGCGCCACGGCATCACGGTGAAGAATTTCGACGACACCATGCTGCTGTCCTATGTGCTCGATTCCGGCATGGGCGGGCATGGCATGGACGCGCTTTCGGAAAAATGGCTCGGCCACCAGCCGATCCCCTACAAGGATGTTGCCGGCTCCGGCCGCAACATGGTCACTTTCGACTATGTCGATATCGACCGCGCCACCGCCTATGCGGCCGAAGACGCCGATGTGACGCTCAGGCTCTGGCTGGTGCTGAAGCCCCGGCTTGCCGCCGAGCGGGTGATGACCGTCTACGAACGGCTGGAGCGGCCGCTTCTGCCGGTGCTCGCCCGCATGGAAGAGCGCGGCATTTCGGTCGACCGGCAGATCCTGTCGCGGCTTTCCGGCGAACTGGCGCAGAAGGCGGCAGCCCTCGAGGATGAAATCTACGAGCTTGCCGGCGAACGCTTCAATATCGGCTCGCCCAAGCAGCTCGGCGATATTCTGTTCGGCAAGATGGGCCTTCCCGGCGGCAAGAAGACCAAGAGCGGGCAATGGTCCACCGCCGTGCAGGTGCTGGACGATCTCGCCGCCGAGGGCCTGCCGCTGCCGAGCAGGATCGTCGACTGGCGGCAGATGACCAAGCTGAAATCGACCTATACCGACGCGCTGCCGGGCTATATCCACCCGCAGACGAAGCGCGTCCACACCTCCTATTCGCTGGCGGCGACCACCACCGGACGGCTTTCCTCCTCCGAGCCGAACCTGCAGAACATTCCGGTGCGCACCGCCGAGGGCCGCAAGATCCGCACCGCCTTCATCGCCAATCCCGGCCACAAGCTGCTCTCGGCGGACTACAGCCAGATCGAGCTGCGCGTGCTCGCCCATGTCGCCGATATTCCGCAGCTCAAGCAGGCGTTTGCCGATGGCATCGACATCCACGCGATGACGGCATCGGAAATGTTCGGCGTGCCGGTGGAAGGCATGCCGGGCGATGTGCGCCGGCGCGCCAAGGCGATCAATTTCGGCATCATCTACGGCATTTCCGCCTTCGGGCTTTCCAACCAGCTGGGTATCGAGCGCTCGGAGGCGAGCGACTACATCAAGCGCTATTTCGAACGCTTCCCCGGCATTCGCGATTACATGGAAGCCACCAAGGAGCGGGCCCGGGACGTTGGCTATGTCGAGACGATCTTCGGCCGCAAGATCCACTATCCGGAAATCAGATCCTCCAACCATCAGGTCCGGAGCTTCAACGAACGCGCCGCCATCAACGCCCCGATCCAGGGCTCGGCCGCCGATATCATCCGCCGCGCGATGACCCGGATCGAGCCGGAGCTTGGCGAACGCGGGCTTGATGACCGGGCGAAGATGCTGCTTCAGGTCCATGACGAACTGATTTTCGAGGTGGAGGACGACGCGGTTGACAAGTCCCGCGCCGTGATCGTCGACATCATGGAAAACGCCGCCATGCCCGCCGTTTCGATGGCGGTCCCGCTCAAGGTCGATGCCCGCGCCGCCCATAACTGGGACGAGGCGCACTGA
- the rfbC gene encoding dTDP-4-dehydrorhamnose 3,5-epimerase — MDMQKLEIPGLLLLTPRRFGDERGFFSESWNRKALAEKGVDVDFVQDNHSLSKTVGTVRGLHFQAPPHAQAKLVRCGRGRLFDVAVDARKDSPTFGKWFGVELSFDNGKQLLIPEGFLHGFMTLGPDTEIIYKCSDYYAPECDGSVRFDDPDIGIDWPLKDIDPVVSAKDRDAPSFSAFSNPFTY, encoded by the coding sequence ATGGATATGCAGAAACTCGAAATTCCGGGGTTGTTGCTCCTCACTCCCCGCCGCTTCGGGGACGAGCGCGGGTTTTTCAGCGAGAGCTGGAACCGCAAGGCGCTTGCCGAGAAAGGCGTCGATGTCGATTTCGTGCAGGACAATCATTCGCTCTCCAAAACCGTTGGCACCGTGCGGGGCTTGCATTTCCAGGCGCCGCCGCATGCGCAGGCGAAGCTGGTGCGGTGCGGGCGCGGTCGGCTTTTCGATGTCGCGGTCGATGCCCGCAAGGACTCTCCCACCTTCGGCAAGTGGTTCGGGGTGGAGCTTTCCTTCGACAATGGCAAGCAGTTGCTGATCCCGGAAGGCTTCCTGCATGGCTTCATGACGCTGGGGCCCGATACCGAGATCATCTACAAATGCTCGGATTATTATGCGCCGGAATGCGATGGCAGCGTGCGCTTCGACGATCCCGATATCGGCATCGACTGGCCGCTGAAGGATATCGATCCGGTGGTCTCCGCGAAAGACAGGGATGCGCCGTCCTTCAGCGCATTTTCAAACCCCTTCACATATTGA